One window of the Ictidomys tridecemlineatus isolate mIctTri1 chromosome 11, mIctTri1.hap1, whole genome shotgun sequence genome contains the following:
- the Nras gene encoding GTPase NRas — translation MTEYKLVVVGAGGVGKSALTIQLIQNHFVDEYDPTIEDSYRKQVVIDGETCLLDILDTAGQEEYSAMRDQYMRTGEGFLCVFAINNSKSFADINLYREQIKRVKDSDDVPMVLVGNKCDLPTRTVDTKQAHELAKSYGIPFIETSAKTRQGVEDAFYTLVREIRQYRMKKLNSSDDGTQGCMGLPCVVM, via the exons ATGACCGAGTACAAACTGGTGGTGGTTGGAGCAGGTGGTGTTGGGAAAAGCGCACTGACAATTCAGCTAATCCAGAACCATTTTGTGGATGAATATGATCCCACCATAGAG GATTCTTACCGAAAACAGGTGGTAATAGATGGTGAAACCTGTCTATTGGACATACTGGATACAGCTGGACAAGAGGAGTACAGTGCCATGAGAGACCAATACATGAGGACAGGCGAAGGCTTCCTCTGTGTATTTGCCATCAATAATAGCAAATCATTTGCAGATATTAACCTCTACAG GGAGCAGATTAAGCGCGTAAAAGACTCAGACGATGTACCTATGGTGCTGGTAGGAAACAAGTGTGATTTGCCAACAAGAACAGTTGACACAAAACAAGCCCATGAATTGGCCAAGAGTTATGGAATTCCGTTCATTGAAACCTCAGCCAAGACCAGACAG GGTGTTGAAGATGCTTTTTACACACTGGTAAGAGAAATACGCCAGTACCGAATGAAAAAACTCAACAGCAGTGATGATGGAACTCAAGGTTGTATGGGGTTGCCGTGTGTGGTGATGTAA